One Ignavibacterium sp. DNA segment encodes these proteins:
- a CDS encoding fumarate reductase/succinate dehydrogenase flavoprotein subunit, whose product MIKLDSKIPSGHISEKWTNHKFNMKLVNPANKRKFEIIVVGTGLAGASAAASLGELGYKVKAFTFHDSARRAHSISAQGGINASKNYQNDGDSTYRLFYDTVKGGDFRSREANVYRLAEVSGNIIDQCVAQGVPFAREYGGVLDNRSFGGAQVSRTFYARGQTGQQLLLGAVSALNRQIDNGSVKLFTRREMLDLVIVDGAAKGIVCRNLLTGEIEKYAAHAVVLATGGYANVFFLSTNAMNCNATAIWRAHKRGAFFANPCFTQIHPTCLPLHGDSQSKLTLMSESLRNDGRVWVSKKKGDMRNPNDIPEDERDYYLERKYPSFGNLSPRDISSRAAKEVCDEGRGVKGGHAVYLDFKDAINRLGKHVIEERYGNLFEIYETITGEHPYEYPMMIYPAPHYTMGGLWVDYNLMSNVPGLFVLGEANFSDHGANRLGASALMQGLADGYFVIPYTMGNYLAGDKPAYVNTDHPEFDKVANGVRDLTNKLLSIKGKRTVDDIHKHLGRIMWNKVGMARNEKGLKEAVDEIRSLKTEFWKNVTIPGSGDDVNQTLERAGRLVDYFELGELMAIDALERNESCGGHFREEYQFEDGEAKRNDEKYSYVSAWEMAGDNKWNLHKESLEFEYVKPAIRSYK is encoded by the coding sequence ATGATAAAGCTTGATTCAAAAATTCCATCCGGTCATATTTCTGAAAAATGGACTAATCACAAGTTTAATATGAAACTTGTTAACCCGGCTAACAAAAGAAAATTTGAAATTATTGTTGTTGGTACCGGATTAGCCGGCGCATCTGCTGCTGCATCACTTGGTGAACTTGGATATAAAGTTAAAGCTTTTACTTTTCACGATAGTGCTAGAAGAGCACACAGCATTTCTGCACAAGGAGGTATAAATGCTTCTAAAAACTATCAGAACGATGGAGACTCCACCTACAGATTATTTTATGATACAGTAAAAGGAGGAGACTTCAGATCAAGAGAAGCAAATGTTTACCGGCTTGCAGAAGTAAGTGGTAATATTATTGATCAATGTGTTGCACAGGGCGTTCCTTTCGCCAGAGAGTATGGCGGAGTGCTAGATAACAGATCATTCGGCGGTGCACAGGTTTCCAGAACTTTTTATGCAAGAGGACAAACGGGACAGCAATTATTACTCGGTGCAGTTAGTGCACTTAACAGACAGATTGATAATGGTTCGGTAAAACTTTTTACACGAAGAGAAATGCTTGATTTAGTAATTGTTGATGGAGCTGCAAAAGGAATTGTATGTAGAAATCTTTTAACAGGAGAAATTGAAAAGTATGCTGCACATGCTGTTGTTCTTGCAACTGGTGGTTATGCTAACGTTTTCTTTTTATCCACAAATGCTATGAACTGTAATGCAACTGCTATATGGCGTGCACATAAGCGCGGTGCGTTCTTTGCAAACCCTTGTTTTACTCAGATTCATCCGACTTGTCTTCCATTACATGGCGATTCACAATCAAAACTTACTTTAATGAGTGAATCCTTGCGCAATGATGGTAGGGTTTGGGTATCAAAGAAAAAAGGTGATATGCGTAATCCAAATGATATTCCCGAAGATGAAAGAGATTATTATCTTGAAAGAAAATATCCTTCATTCGGAAATCTTTCCCCAAGAGATATTTCATCCCGTGCTGCTAAAGAAGTTTGTGATGAAGGAAGAGGAGTAAAAGGCGGACACGCTGTATATCTGGATTTTAAAGATGCTATTAACAGACTTGGCAAACATGTTATTGAAGAAAGATATGGAAATCTTTTTGAGATTTATGAAACAATTACAGGCGAACATCCTTATGAATATCCGATGATGATTTATCCCGCACCGCATTACACAATGGGCGGTTTATGGGTGGATTATAATCTGATGAGCAATGTACCCGGATTATTTGTACTTGGCGAGGCAAACTTTTCGGATCATGGCGCAAATCGTTTAGGTGCTTCAGCATTAATGCAGGGTCTTGCCGATGGTTACTTTGTCATTCCTTATACAATGGGTAATTATCTTGCTGGTGATAAACCAGCATACGTAAATACAGATCATCCGGAATTTGATAAAGTTGCAAATGGTGTTAGAGATTTAACTAACAAACTTTTGTCAATTAAAGGAAAAAGAACTGTTGATGATATCCATAAACATCTTGGCAGAATAATGTGGAATAAAGTTGGAATGGCTCGTAATGAAAAAGGACTAAAAGAAGCTGTTGATGAGATAAGATCATTAAAAACTGAGTTCTGGAAAAATGTAACTATACCGGGCAGCGGTGATGATGTTAATCAGACTCTTGAAAGAGCAGGCAGGCTGGTTGATTATTTCGAATTAGGTGAACTTATGGCTATCGATGCACTCGAAAGAAATGAATCTTGCGGTGGACACTTTAGGGAAGAATATCAGTTTGAAGACGGTGAAGCCAAGCGTAACGATGAAAAATATTCTTATGTTTCTGCATGGGAAATGGCAGGAGATAATAAATGGAATCTTCACAAAGAATCTCTCGAATTTGAATATGTAAAACCAGCGATAAGGAGTTATAAATGA
- the rpsU gene encoding 30S ribosomal protein S21: MVGIQIGDNESIDKALRRFKKKYERSGVLKEYKKRTFFVKPSIKKRMERIKAQRRAQRPENQMI; this comes from the coding sequence TTGGTCGGTATTCAAATAGGCGATAACGAATCCATTGATAAAGCTCTTAGACGTTTTAAGAAAAAATATGAACGCTCTGGTGTGCTTAAAGAATATAAGAAGAGAACATTTTTTGTTAAACCTTCTATTAAGAAAAGAATGGAAAGAATAAAAGCTCAGAGGCGTGCTCAGCGTCCCGAAAATCAGATGATCTAA
- a CDS encoding class I SAM-dependent methyltransferase: MARTKPFENYVGEYEEWFNKFKFIFESELNAVNHFIPKDRKGIEIGIGTGRFAIPLGIREGVEPSESMREFSLKKGLKVYNGIAENLPLDNDSYDFILMVTTICFIDDVRKAFFEVKRVVKSGGYFIIGFIDKGSPLGKTYESFKNSDKFYNQATFYTADEIRLLLEETGFINIHFVQTIFGELSEIKSIQHYKSGYGEGGFVVIKAEK; encoded by the coding sequence ATGGCAAGGACTAAACCTTTTGAGAATTATGTTGGTGAATATGAAGAGTGGTTTAATAAATTTAAATTTATTTTTGAATCTGAACTGAATGCCGTAAATCATTTTATTCCAAAAGATAGAAAAGGTATTGAAATTGGTATTGGAACAGGAAGATTTGCAATTCCGTTAGGTATAAGAGAAGGGGTAGAACCTTCAGAAAGTATGAGAGAATTCTCATTGAAAAAGGGTTTGAAGGTTTATAATGGTATAGCTGAGAACCTGCCTTTAGATAATGACAGTTATGATTTTATTTTAATGGTAACTACAATCTGTTTTATTGATGATGTTAGAAAAGCATTTTTTGAAGTGAAAAGAGTTGTAAAGTCCGGGGGTTACTTTATTATTGGCTTTATTGATAAAGGCAGTCCGCTTGGTAAAACTTATGAGAGTTTTAAAAACTCGGATAAGTTTTATAATCAAGCAACTTTCTACACTGCTGATGAAATAAGATTACTATTGGAGGAAACCGGATTTATAAATATTCATTTTGTTCAAACAATATTTGGAGAGTTATCAGAAATAAAAAGCATTCAACATTATAAATCTGGATACGGGGAAGGCGGTTTTGTTGTAATTAAGGCTGAGAAATGA
- a CDS encoding succinate dehydrogenase/fumarate reductase iron-sulfur subunit — MMEAKKLNLTLQIWRQKNSKSVGSFVEYKVQVSPDASFLEMLDEINNELEAKDQEAIHFESDCREGICGTCGLVINGRPHGPLQKIATCQLHMRNFKDGETIWVEPFRAKAFPVIKDLMVDRSGFDKILQAGGYVSVNTGGVPDGNSIPISKDQASLAMDAAACIGCGACVAACKNASAVLFVSAKVSQYALLPQGQPERYRRVERMVKVMDELGFGSCTNTYACEAECPKGISVSNIARMNREYVLTKVKSKEIVD; from the coding sequence ATGATGGAAGCAAAGAAATTAAACCTAACATTGCAAATTTGGCGACAAAAAAATTCTAAATCTGTCGGCAGCTTTGTTGAATATAAAGTTCAAGTTTCACCCGATGCTTCATTTCTTGAAATGCTGGATGAAATTAACAACGAGCTTGAAGCTAAAGATCAGGAGGCAATACATTTTGAAAGTGATTGTCGTGAAGGAATTTGCGGTACCTGCGGACTTGTAATTAACGGGAGACCACATGGTCCGTTACAAAAAATTGCAACCTGTCAGCTTCATATGAGAAACTTTAAAGATGGAGAAACAATTTGGGTAGAACCTTTCAGAGCTAAGGCTTTTCCAGTGATCAAAGATTTGATGGTAGATCGTTCAGGTTTTGATAAAATTCTTCAAGCCGGAGGATATGTTTCTGTTAATACTGGCGGTGTGCCTGATGGTAATTCGATTCCAATTTCAAAAGATCAGGCAAGTCTTGCAATGGATGCTGCTGCCTGTATTGGTTGCGGGGCTTGCGTAGCTGCTTGTAAAAACGCTTCTGCAGTTCTATTTGTTTCAGCCAAAGTTTCACAATATGCATTGCTTCCTCAAGGGCAGCCAGAGCGTTACCGCAGAGTCGAAAGAATGGTAAAGGTAATGGATGAACTTGGATTTGGGAGCTGCACTAATACTTATGCCTGCGAGGCTGAATGTCCTAAGGGAATTTCTGTGAGCAACATTGCAAGAATGAATCGTGAATATGTTTTAACAAAGGTGAAATCCAAAGAAATTGTAGATTAG
- the obgE gene encoding GTPase ObgE, whose translation MFIDFAQIEVSSGKGGDGAVTFRREKYVPKGGPLGGNGGRGGSVIFEAHSNLSTLLDFKYKKKFFAGNGQPGGNSLKDGRNGKDVIIKVPTGTIVKDAETDEIILDLSENGVRKVLFSGGIGGKGNSNFATPTRRTPRFATNGKPGTYAKLVLELKLIADVGLVGFPNAGKSTLISKISAAKPKIADYPFTTLEPNLGIVSYKDFQSFIVADIPGIIEGAHQGKGLGLKFLRHIERTKILLFLIDITSEDYLKDFNTLYNELKKYSKKLVEKQIIVSFSKSDLIPEKEIHKLNKIKFKKIKTPTFIFSSVTGQGLNQLLDVLWETLKHQQ comes from the coding sequence ATGTTTATTGATTTTGCTCAAATTGAAGTTAGTTCTGGTAAAGGCGGGGATGGCGCAGTTACTTTTAGAAGAGAAAAGTATGTACCCAAAGGCGGTCCTTTAGGCGGAAATGGTGGACGAGGCGGCAGTGTTATTTTTGAAGCCCACTCTAATCTTTCTACTCTTTTAGATTTCAAATACAAAAAAAAATTCTTTGCCGGCAATGGACAACCAGGTGGTAACTCACTTAAAGATGGCAGGAATGGAAAAGATGTAATAATAAAAGTTCCAACAGGAACAATTGTTAAAGATGCTGAAACTGATGAAATTATTTTAGACTTATCAGAAAATGGTGTTCGAAAAGTTTTATTTAGTGGTGGTATTGGTGGTAAAGGAAACAGTAACTTTGCTACTCCTACCCGCAGAACACCCCGTTTTGCAACAAATGGTAAACCCGGTACTTATGCCAAATTAGTACTTGAGTTAAAACTTATCGCAGATGTTGGATTAGTTGGATTTCCAAATGCAGGTAAATCAACATTGATTTCAAAAATTTCTGCAGCTAAGCCCAAAATTGCAGATTATCCATTTACTACTTTAGAGCCAAATCTTGGCATTGTTAGTTACAAAGATTTTCAGAGTTTTATTGTTGCTGATATTCCCGGAATAATTGAAGGTGCCCATCAAGGAAAAGGCTTAGGATTAAAATTTTTACGACATATCGAAAGAACGAAAATATTACTTTTTCTGATTGATATTACATCAGAAGATTATCTGAAAGATTTTAATACATTATATAATGAATTAAAAAAGTACAGCAAAAAATTAGTTGAAAAACAAATAATTGTTTCATTCTCAAAATCAGATCTTATTCCAGAGAAAGAAATACATAAACTAAACAAGATAAAATTTAAGAAAATCAAAACTCCAACTTTTATTTTCTCATCAGTAACAGGGCAGGGGCTTAATCAACTGCTTGATGTATTATGGGAAACATTGAAGCATCAGCAATAA
- a CDS encoding succinate dehydrogenase cytochrome b subunit — MGWVFKFIESSIGKKFMMALTGSFLLIFLLIHLIGNLTLFFGADAFNAYVLALDAIKPLIRVIEIVLLAAFVIHILNGTRLWISNKKAKGQRNQINGSPQNSDVFSRTMFLTGSIIFIFLVIHLGTFFWRFNVSDPMELADKHQYYDMVVYFFNIWWYAILYVIAMILLGYHLNHGFQSAFQTFGWNHKKYMPWVKKIGTVYAIIMALGFAAMPLYFLLGGGN, encoded by the coding sequence ATGGGCTGGGTATTCAAATTTATTGAGTCATCTATTGGTAAAAAATTTATGATGGCACTGACCGGAAGTTTTTTACTGATATTTTTACTTATCCATTTAATTGGAAATCTTACGTTATTTTTTGGTGCTGATGCATTCAATGCTTATGTGTTAGCTTTGGATGCAATAAAACCTCTTATTCGTGTTATCGAGATAGTTTTACTTGCAGCATTTGTTATTCATATTCTTAATGGAACAAGATTATGGATCTCTAATAAAAAAGCCAAAGGACAACGAAATCAAATTAACGGATCTCCTCAAAATAGTGATGTTTTCTCCAGAACTATGTTCTTAACCGGATCAATTATTTTCATTTTTCTTGTTATTCATCTTGGTACATTTTTTTGGAGATTTAATGTTTCTGATCCAATGGAGTTAGCGGATAAACATCAGTATTATGATATGGTTGTCTATTTTTTTAATATTTGGTGGTACGCTATTCTATATGTAATTGCTATGATTTTACTTGGTTACCATCTAAACCATGGATTTCAATCAGCATTCCAAACCTTTGGCTGGAATCATAAAAAATATATGCCATGGGTAAAAAAGATTGGAACTGTTTATGCAATTATTATGGCTTTAGGATTTGCCGCAATGCCGCTTTATTTTTTATTAGGAGGAGGTAACTGA
- a CDS encoding universal stress protein → MFKIKNILLPTDFSKTSLTASEYAINLTKQYGAKLHVLHVLEKIPPILAIRSLDLSRDKIIKSINADAQAHLDECIKKIKKHGEFEIISVIRKGIDYEEIIKYSQEKKIDIIVIATHGRTGILHTLLGSVAEKVIRYSKIPVLVTTPPSKT, encoded by the coding sequence ATGTTTAAGATCAAAAATATTTTACTCCCAACTGATTTCAGCAAAACATCATTAACTGCGTCAGAGTATGCAATTAATCTTACAAAGCAATATGGAGCAAAACTGCATGTACTGCATGTGCTAGAAAAAATCCCTCCAATTCTTGCAATAAGGTCTTTAGATCTCTCAAGAGATAAAATTATAAAGTCAATTAATGCCGATGCACAAGCACATCTTGATGAATGTATCAAGAAAATTAAAAAACATGGAGAATTTGAAATAATATCAGTTATTCGCAAAGGCATCGATTATGAAGAAATTATCAAATACTCACAGGAAAAAAAGATTGATATAATTGTTATCGCTACGCATGGAAGGACCGGAATTTTACATACTTTGCTGGGAAGTGTTGCAGAAAAAGTGATTAGATACTCAAAAATACCGGTTTTAGTCACTACTCCGCCTTCAAAAACTTAA
- the dacB gene encoding D-alanyl-D-alanine carboxypeptidase/D-alanyl-D-alanine-endopeptidase, with protein sequence MKRKILFFLLLTNLLYCISKEEAVDRINKILASLPANTISGIIVYNPLSQDTIFSVNEKKQMTPASLTKLFTTAVALTIMGEEHQLSTKLLTDDTNISDKVINGNLYIKGYGNSTFSDFDLQEMVNELSSKGINKITGNIIGDDTYLDNIYTREDWIEGEGSNIKLPPISALVLDRNKTVTRKKMRRRFRYVTEMAKDPALFAANRLFTKLKENSIEVGGNPQKGKTPDKSILISQKSIFLNELIALINKHSDNFLAECLFKTLGAEATGEQGNSFYSQQSIQKFVKDNNIYFNGTEIVDGSGISRSDKVTPLSVNGVLEKMYFDLNHFDAFYNSLSIAGVDGTLRGRMTGTFAENNFRGKTGTLNGVSGLAGYFTAPDGEDYIVTIMFEFTKGGWGYYRDIQDQIVDVLSELNINSSDQ encoded by the coding sequence ATGAAGAGAAAAATACTATTCTTTTTGCTGTTGACTAATCTGCTCTATTGTATTTCTAAAGAAGAAGCGGTTGACAGAATCAACAAAATACTCGCTTCACTCCCTGCAAATACTATAAGCGGCATTATCGTTTATAATCCGCTAAGTCAGGACACTATTTTTTCTGTTAACGAAAAAAAACAGATGACACCCGCCTCATTAACAAAACTATTTACAACTGCCGTAGCTCTTACAATAATGGGAGAAGAACATCAGTTATCAACCAAACTCCTTACCGATGATACAAATATTTCTGATAAAGTAATCAATGGAAATCTTTATATAAAAGGGTATGGAAATTCTACATTCAGCGATTTTGATCTGCAGGAAATGGTTAATGAATTGAGCAGTAAAGGAATTAATAAGATAACCGGAAATATAATTGGTGATGATACCTATCTGGATAATATTTATACCCGTGAAGACTGGATTGAAGGTGAGGGTTCAAACATAAAACTTCCTCCTATATCTGCATTAGTATTGGATAGAAACAAAACAGTTACCCGAAAAAAGATGAGGAGAAGATTCAGGTATGTTACTGAAATGGCAAAAGATCCTGCGTTATTTGCAGCTAACCGGCTTTTTACAAAATTAAAAGAAAATAGTATTGAAGTTGGCGGAAATCCTCAGAAAGGTAAAACTCCTGATAAATCAATTCTTATCTCTCAAAAGTCAATCTTTCTTAATGAATTAATCGCATTGATAAATAAACACAGCGATAACTTTTTGGCTGAGTGTTTATTTAAAACTCTGGGAGCTGAAGCGACCGGAGAACAAGGTAATTCTTTCTATTCTCAGCAATCAATACAAAAGTTTGTTAAAGATAACAATATATATTTTAACGGGACAGAAATCGTTGATGGCTCCGGAATATCACGCTCTGATAAAGTAACTCCTTTATCAGTTAACGGTGTGCTGGAAAAAATGTACTTTGATCTCAATCATTTCGATGCATTTTATAATTCACTTAGCATTGCTGGTGTAGATGGAACACTTAGAGGGCGAATGACTGGGACATTTGCAGAAAATAATTTTCGAGGTAAAACTGGTACACTAAACGGTGTTTCAGGGCTTGCAGGATATTTTACTGCTCCAGATGGTGAAGATTATATAGTTACAATTATGTTTGAGTTTACAAAAGGCGGTTGGGGATATTACAGAGACATTCAAGATCAAATTGTAGATGTTCTCTCGGAACTTAATATTAACAGCTCCGATCAATAA
- a CDS encoding sigma-70 family RNA polymerase sigma factor: MLAFPFTKITSEEKKLNEEFQRKAIPHIDELYDFACRITGNSSYGSDLLIETFRRAYWFWEKLDERIGCKAWLFRIMRNTYTSIYWKKTKKSDEVNYEEIEKLYESIKPSLTQDYILKVENYNLRKDELSKIISSLPYDFRIVIILKDILGQNYDEIADFVDVPVGTVRSRLYRARKIFFVKLKKYSAEKDNLKNPGATI, from the coding sequence ATGCTCGCTTTTCCGTTTACAAAAATAACCTCCGAAGAGAAAAAACTTAATGAAGAATTTCAACGCAAAGCTATTCCGCATATAGATGAATTATATGATTTTGCATGTAGAATAACAGGAAACAGCAGCTATGGTAGTGATTTGCTTATCGAAACGTTCAGGAGGGCATATTGGTTTTGGGAAAAACTTGATGAAAGAATCGGCTGCAAAGCATGGTTATTCAGAATTATGCGAAATACTTATACAAGTATTTACTGGAAGAAAACAAAAAAATCCGATGAGGTTAATTATGAAGAAATTGAAAAATTATATGAAAGTATCAAGCCATCACTTACTCAAGATTATATCCTGAAAGTAGAAAATTATAACCTTCGGAAGGATGAACTTTCGAAAATAATTTCATCCTTACCTTATGATTTCAGAATTGTAATCATTTTAAAAGATATTCTCGGACAAAATTACGATGAAATTGCTGATTTTGTTGATGTACCTGTTGGAACTGTCAGATCGAGATTATATCGTGCAAGAAAAATATTTTTTGTTAAATTAAAAAAATATTCTGCAGAAAAAGACAATCTGAAAAATCCTGGAGCTACAATATGA
- the secG gene encoding preprotein translocase subunit SecG has protein sequence MYTLLVLIATIAAILLIVIVLLQSSKGGGLAGTFGGAGGMGTMFGTRRTADFLSKATWWLAGALAVIALLVNLFFLPGQTTAEQRSIIQESGRQNVPTQPTLPPQNLPPTN, from the coding sequence ATGTATACTTTGTTAGTGTTGATAGCAACAATTGCCGCCATTCTTCTGATTGTTATTGTTTTACTTCAATCAAGTAAAGGTGGTGGATTAGCCGGAACATTTGGCGGTGCCGGAGGAATGGGTACTATGTTTGGTACGCGCAGAACAGCAGATTTCTTAAGTAAGGCTACATGGTGGTTAGCAGGTGCTTTAGCTGTTATTGCATTGTTAGTAAATTTATTCTTTTTACCCGGACAAACTACAGCCGAACAAAGGAGTATTATTCAGGAAAGTGGAAGACAGAATGTTCCTACACAGCCTACTCTTCCGCCACAAAATTTACCACCTACAAACTAA
- a CDS encoding M14 family zinc carboxypeptidase: MKTFLIILLITITEIVMPQNYDFENYLYQSYERYKEKSLVHRRFKHADIVPLINKLKNKSGFKVKIVGKSAEGRSLNLITIGKGKIKVFMWSQMHGDEPTATAALFDIFNFINDSANKDFCNSLFEKVTLYFLPMVNPDGAERFRRRNFYDIDLNRDAIRQQSPEAIVLKSVFDSLKADFGFNLHDQGHRYSVGNSFKTASISFLAPAYNHQKEFNSVRNNAVKLIGNMYNVLSQFIPGHIAKYDDEHEPRAFGDNFQKWGTSTILIESGGWKDDPEKQFIRKLNFIALLSAFKSIAEESYVNTSPGIYDSIPFNGEYIFDMLLRNLTMYIGKEKIKVDIAVNRDEFEMLKKNKIFYRSQVADLGDLSVFYAYEDHDFNGYSIERAKVYDKKVYSLKELKKLDCNEFYSKGYSTVLVNKLPDEKFSESLLNIALKNKIDTTINIGEIANFVIKKDDKIEYIVINGFLYKIDDDRKPEGNGLIIK, from the coding sequence ATGAAAACATTCCTCATAATATTATTAATAACAATAACAGAAATAGTTATGCCGCAAAATTATGATTTCGAAAATTATCTGTATCAGTCTTACGAACGATACAAAGAAAAATCTCTTGTTCACAGAAGGTTCAAACATGCTGATATTGTACCGCTGATAAATAAACTAAAAAATAAAAGCGGATTTAAGGTTAAAATTGTAGGAAAATCTGCTGAAGGAAGAAGTCTGAATCTCATTACCATCGGTAAAGGAAAAATAAAAGTTTTTATGTGGTCTCAAATGCATGGTGATGAGCCTACAGCAACTGCAGCATTGTTTGATATCTTTAATTTTATTAATGATTCTGCAAACAAAGATTTTTGTAATTCATTATTTGAAAAAGTTACGCTTTATTTCTTGCCGATGGTAAATCCAGATGGAGCAGAAAGATTCAGACGCAGGAATTTTTATGATATTGATTTGAATCGTGATGCAATCAGGCAGCAAAGTCCTGAAGCAATTGTGCTAAAAAGCGTTTTCGATAGCCTAAAAGCAGATTTTGGTTTTAACTTACACGATCAGGGACACAGATACTCAGTCGGAAACAGTTTCAAAACAGCATCAATCAGTTTTCTGGCACCTGCATATAATCATCAAAAAGAATTTAACAGCGTTAGGAATAACGCTGTAAAACTTATTGGAAATATGTACAATGTTCTTTCACAATTTATTCCCGGTCATATTGCCAAGTATGATGATGAACATGAACCACGAGCATTCGGAGATAATTTTCAGAAATGGGGTACTAGTACAATTCTTATTGAATCCGGCGGCTGGAAAGATGATCCCGAAAAACAGTTTATCAGAAAATTAAATTTTATAGCTCTGCTTTCTGCGTTTAAATCTATTGCTGAAGAAAGTTATGTTAACACAAGCCCAGGAATCTATGATTCAATTCCGTTTAATGGTGAATATATATTTGATATGCTTTTAAGAAACCTTACGATGTATATCGGGAAGGAAAAAATTAAAGTTGATATCGCTGTTAATCGTGATGAATTTGAGATGTTGAAAAAAAATAAAATTTTCTACCGCTCTCAGGTTGCTGATCTTGGAGATCTTTCTGTTTTTTATGCTTATGAGGATCATGATTTTAATGGATATTCGATCGAACGAGCAAAAGTATATGATAAAAAAGTGTATTCATTAAAGGAATTAAAAAAGCTTGACTGCAATGAGTTTTACTCAAAAGGATATTCTACAGTTCTTGTGAACAAGCTGCCCGATGAAAAGTTTTCTGAATCCTTATTAAACATTGCATTAAAAAACAAAATTGATACTACAATCAATATTGGTGAAATTGCAAATTTCGTAATCAAAAAGGATGATAAAATTGAATACATAGTAATAAATGGTTTTTTATATAAAATTGATGATGATAGAAAACCCGAAGGTAATGGTCTTATTATAAAATGA
- a CDS encoding TIGR00730 family Rossman fold protein, translating into MAKISKSVKAYQNSDFMSSSDGRTIRLIAEYLEPQARFKKHKIMDTIVFFGSARLKSKKEALTDFNKIKNANPKSTPNFAKELRKAQQGLEMSRYYEDAVELSKRLTQWSMNLETSANRFIVCTGGGPGIMEAANKGAKKAGGYSVGLNISIPFEQFVNRYVTKELSFEFHYFFMRKFWFAYLSKAFIVFPGGFGTFDELFEILTLVQTEKIRKKLAVVIYDEKYWKSVVNFNALIENGLISEADLKLFHFCNDIDTAFKIVKEHLERNFLKEKEPAVIEPRIHIG; encoded by the coding sequence ATGGCAAAAATATCAAAGTCGGTAAAGGCATATCAGAACAGTGATTTCATGTCTTCTTCAGATGGCAGAACAATAAGATTGATTGCAGAATATCTTGAGCCTCAGGCAAGATTTAAGAAACATAAAATAATGGATACTATAGTGTTTTTTGGTTCAGCCAGATTAAAATCAAAAAAAGAAGCACTGACAGACTTTAATAAGATTAAAAATGCTAATCCTAAATCAACACCTAATTTTGCAAAAGAATTACGAAAAGCACAACAAGGTCTGGAAATGTCGCGCTATTATGAAGATGCAGTTGAGTTGTCAAAAAGATTAACTCAATGGTCTATGAATCTTGAAACAAGCGCAAACAGATTTATTGTTTGTACTGGTGGCGGACCTGGAATTATGGAGGCTGCAAATAAAGGTGCTAAAAAAGCCGGCGGCTATTCGGTTGGATTAAATATCAGCATTCCGTTTGAACAATTTGTTAATCGCTATGTTACTAAAGAATTAAGTTTTGAATTTCACTACTTCTTTATGAGAAAATTCTGGTTCGCATATCTTTCAAAAGCTTTTATAGTTTTTCCCGGTGGATTTGGAACATTTGATGAACTGTTTGAAATTTTAACTTTAGTTCAAACTGAAAAGATCAGAAAAAAATTAGCTGTGGTAATTTATGATGAAAAGTACTGGAAAAGTGTTGTAAACTTTAACGCATTGATTGAAAATGGTTTAATAAGTGAAGCTGATCTTAAACTATTTCACTTTTGCAACGATATAGATACAGCATTCAAAATTGTAAAAGAACATCTTGAAAGAAATTTCTTAAAGGAAAAAGAACCAGCAGTAATTGAACCAAGAATCCATATAGGATAA